A single window of Rhodococcus jostii RHA1 DNA harbors:
- the fdxA gene encoding ferredoxin translates to MPYTIAEPCVDVLDKACIEECPVDCIYEGGRMLYIHPDECVDCGACEPVCPVEAIFYEDDVPDQWNGYIAANVDFFDDLGSPGGAAKLGKVDYDPPFVKALPPMGED, encoded by the coding sequence GTGCCCTACACGATTGCTGAACCGTGCGTGGATGTGTTGGACAAGGCGTGTATCGAGGAATGCCCCGTCGACTGCATCTACGAGGGCGGGCGGATGCTCTACATCCATCCGGACGAATGCGTGGACTGCGGCGCCTGTGAACCCGTCTGCCCCGTCGAAGCCATCTTCTACGAAGACGACGTCCCGGACCAGTGGAACGGCTACATCGCCGCGAACGTCGACTTCTTCGACGACCTCGGTTCTCCCGGCGGCGCGGCGAAGCTGGGCAAGGTCGACTACGACCCGCCGTTCGTCAAGGCTCTGCCCCCCATGGGCGAGGACTAG
- the dapC gene encoding succinyldiaminopimelate transaminase, with translation MPRIPVATALPDFPWDSLESAKAKAFAHPGGIVNLSVGTPVDPVAPIIQDALTAVAEVPGYPTTHGTEELRNAAVEALRRRYGITGIDPAAVLPAIGTKELIAWLPRLLGLGADDLVVIPELAYPTYEVGALLAGARVIRADGLNRLGPEGASLIFVNSPSNPTGKVLGLGHLRKVVDWARSRGAIVASDECYLGLTWEGEALSILDERVNDGDLTGLLAVHSLSKTSNLASYRAGFVTGDPALVAELLEVRKHAGMMVPLPIQSAMTAALSDDDHENEQRERYRRRREILLAAVRGAGFTVDNSEAGLYLWATRGEACRDTVEWFAERGILVAPGEFYGPGGGTHVRIALTASDERIAAAAERLV, from the coding sequence GTGCCTCGTATCCCGGTAGCCACAGCACTTCCCGACTTTCCGTGGGACTCGCTCGAATCGGCGAAGGCGAAAGCCTTCGCCCACCCGGGTGGCATCGTCAACCTGTCGGTGGGGACCCCCGTCGATCCGGTCGCCCCGATCATCCAGGACGCGCTGACCGCGGTCGCCGAGGTTCCGGGATATCCGACGACGCACGGCACCGAGGAGCTGCGGAACGCCGCGGTGGAGGCGCTGCGCCGCCGCTACGGCATCACCGGCATCGATCCGGCTGCGGTGCTGCCCGCGATCGGCACGAAGGAGCTCATCGCCTGGCTGCCACGCCTTCTCGGGCTCGGCGCAGACGACCTGGTGGTCATTCCGGAACTGGCGTACCCGACCTACGAGGTCGGTGCGCTCCTCGCGGGTGCGCGGGTGATCCGGGCCGACGGTCTCAACCGGCTCGGTCCGGAGGGTGCGTCGCTGATCTTCGTGAACTCGCCGTCCAACCCCACCGGCAAGGTGCTCGGTCTCGGGCATCTGCGCAAGGTGGTCGACTGGGCGCGCAGCCGGGGCGCCATCGTGGCGTCCGACGAGTGCTACCTGGGGTTGACCTGGGAAGGTGAAGCCCTCTCGATCCTCGACGAGCGGGTGAACGACGGCGATCTCACCGGGCTCCTCGCGGTGCACTCACTGTCGAAGACGTCCAACCTCGCGAGTTACCGCGCGGGGTTCGTCACCGGTGACCCGGCGTTGGTGGCCGAACTTCTCGAGGTCCGCAAGCACGCGGGCATGATGGTGCCGTTGCCGATCCAGTCGGCGATGACCGCCGCGCTCAGCGACGACGACCACGAGAACGAGCAGCGTGAGCGGTACCGCCGTCGCCGCGAGATCCTTCTCGCAGCGGTGCGCGGCGCCGGATTCACCGTCGACAACTCCGAAGCCGGGCTGTACCTGTGGGCGACCCGCGGCGAAGCCTGCCGGGACACCGTCGAGTGGTTCGCCGAGCGGGGCATTCTCGTGGCGCCGGGGGAGTTCTACGGTCCCGGTGGCGGCACCCACGTGCGCATCGCCCTCACGGCCAGCGACGAACGAATCGCGGCCGCGGCCGAACGACTGGTCTGA
- a CDS encoding PPOX class F420-dependent oxidoreductase yields MSFTQQELDYLASQRLGRLATIQPNGTLQVSPVGFHYNAGTSTIDIQGYNMAASRKFRNVADNGKVAFVVDDVPSVDPWRVRCVEIRGRAEALDADAAQANDLGGPTIRIRPERIISFGLGPTDQDVHQLVSNARDV; encoded by the coding sequence ATGTCCTTCACTCAGCAGGAACTCGATTATCTGGCCTCACAACGCCTGGGCCGGCTCGCGACGATTCAGCCGAATGGCACGCTGCAGGTCAGTCCCGTCGGCTTCCACTACAACGCCGGCACATCCACGATCGACATCCAGGGCTACAACATGGCGGCGAGCCGCAAGTTCCGCAACGTCGCCGACAACGGGAAGGTGGCGTTCGTCGTGGACGACGTGCCGTCGGTCGACCCGTGGCGGGTCCGCTGCGTCGAAATCCGCGGGCGCGCCGAGGCCCTCGACGCCGATGCCGCCCAGGCGAACGATCTCGGCGGACCGACCATTCGCATCCGCCCCGAACGGATCATCAGCTTCGGGCTCGGCCCCACCGATCAGGACGTCCATCAACTCGTGTCGAACGCACGCGACGTGTAG